CTCTCCGTGCCGCTGCGCTGGTGGGTGCAGGGCACGATGCTGGTCGCCAGCCTGTGGCTGGCGGTCGTCGTGGCCGTCCCCGAGCCGCTGGCCTGGGCGATCACCGGCGTGGCGGTGGCCCTGATGGCCGCGCTCCTGCTCGCCTACGGCTCCCCGGTCATCAGCCTCTCCGACGGGGTGCTGCGCGCCGGGCGCGCCCGCATCGACGTGCGCCACCTCGGCGCCGCCGAGGCGCTCGACCCGGAGGCCGCCCGCCGCGCGGCCGGCGTCGAGGCCGACGCCCGCGCCTTCCTGCTGCTGCGCCCCTACCGCAAGCGCTCGGTGCGGGTGGTGGTCGAGGACCCGGCCGACCCGACTCCCTACTGGCTGCTCAGCAGCCGCCGCCCCGAGGCCCTGGTGGCCGCCCTCGAGGCCGCCTCCCCACGGGTGGCCCCGCCCTCCGGGAGCAGTGGGTAGGGTCACGGCCATGGCATCCGGTGACAGCTCCAAGGTCTGGTCCCTCATGTCGCTCGGCTCCTCGGTGGGGGCGGCGATCGTGGCACGCAAGGCGCTCGAGGCGTCCTGGAAGACGGCGGCGCGCCGCAAGCCCCCGGCCAACCCAGCCGACCCCGACATCGACTGGTGGGAGGCCGTGACCTGGGCCCTCACCACCGGCGCGGTCGCCTCGCTGGCGCGGATGCTGGCGCAGCGCCGGGCCGCGGAGTACTACGCGCGCTCCACCGGCCACCTGCCCCCGCCGCTGGTCAAGGACGGCCAGTAGCCGCCGCACCCCCGATCAGCCCGACCAGCCCCGACGACGCCGAAGGCCCGGTCCCCCCTCGAGGGGGGCCGGGCCTTCGCAGGTCTCGCGCGCGTGGGTCAGACGCAGTCGCGGCAGATCATCTTCTTCTCGTCGGCCAGCTGCGAGCGGTGGTGCACCAGGAAGCAGCTCATGCAGGTGAACTCGTCCTCCTGCTTGGGCTTCACCTCCACCGCCAGCTCCTCGTGCGACAGGTCGGCGCCGGGGAGCTCGAAGGACTCAGCGGCCTCGGTCTCGTCCTCGTCGACCTTGCCGGAGTTCTTGTCGTGGCGGCGAGCCTTGAGCTCCTCGATGCTCTCCTCGGACTGGTCTTCCTCGTTCTTGCGCGGTGCGTCGTAGTCGGTGGCCATCGTCGCCTCACTCCCCTCGTGGTCTCGTGTGACTGTGTGTGTCGTCGGGCGCAGATTGTGCACCATGGACGCCGACCTGGATACACCGGCCGGTCGGCGCAGGCGAGAACAGCAGATGACACATCCGTTATTCCCCCGATGTGGGGTAGGCGGCGTAGCCCGCCTCGAGCACCAGCGAACGGAACTCCTCGAAGGAGCCCGCGGGGGCGCACAGCAGCAGGTCACGCCCGCTGGCCCCGGTCATCAGCTCGGTGCGGGCGCCGGCCCCGCGCGCCACCAGGGCGCCGGCGGCGTGGTCCCACAGGTGCACGCCCTCCTCGACGTAGGCGTCGAGGCTGCCCTCGGCCACCCCGCACAGGTCGAGCGCGCAGGAGCCGAGCCGGCGGATGTCGCGCACCCGCGGCAGCAGGTGCGTCAGCGAGCGCGCCTGCCGCTCGCGCACCTCGCTGTCGTAGGAGAACCCCGTCGCCACCAGCGTCTGCGACAGCGGCACCACCCGGCGTACGCCGATCGGCCGGCCGTCGCGGGTCGCGACCGGGCCCTGCGGCCCGACGTGGGCGGCGTACTCGACACCGGTGGCGACGTTGAGCACCACCCCGGCGACCACCTCGGGGCCCTGCGGGCCCTCGACCTCGGCTGCGACGGAGACGGCGTACTGGGGCAGGCCGTAGAGGAAGTTCACGGTGCCGTCGATGGGGTCGACGACCCAGCGCACCCCGGAGGTGCCGACGACGTCGTCGCCCTCCTCGCCCAGCACGGCGTCGTCGGGCCGGGCCTCGAGCAGCAGCCGGCGCACCAGCTCCTCGCTGGCGCGGTCGGTCTCGGTGACCACGTCGACCGCGCTGCTCTTGGTGTCGGCGACCTCGACCCCGCCCCGCCGCTGCTCGCGGACCAGCGCGGCGGCCGAGCGCGCCACCGCGACCGCGAGGTCGCGCAGCTCCTGCGGCGCGGGTGCGCTCACGCCCCGCGACCGCACAGCGCCGGGCGCTCGGCGCGCGGGTTGGCGCAGCAGCCGACCGGGCAGGCGTCCCACATCGGCCCGGTGTCGCCGACGGCGGCGCGGGCGACCTCCTCGCCGCGCTCGACGGTGGCCCGCTCGACCAGCAGGTCGCGCACGGTGGCCACGAAGCGCGCGTCGGTGCCGGCGGTCGCCGCGCGGCGCACCGGCAGGCCGATCCGCTCGGCGGTCTCGACGGCCTCGGTGTCGAGGTCGTAGATGACCTCCATGTGGTCGGAGACGAAGCCCACGGGCACCATCACCGCGGCCGGCACGCCCTGGTCGCGCAGCGCCTCGAGGTGGTCGTTGATGTCGGGCTCCAGCCACGGGACGTGCGGCGCGCCGCTGCGCGAGCAGAAGACCAGGTCGTGCTCGTGGGTGGTGCCGGTCTCGGCGGCCACCCGCTCGGTGACGACCCGGGCCACGTCGCGGTGCTGGGCGACGTAGGCGCCACCGCCCTCGTAGGTCGCCTCCGGGTCGCCGCTGCTCTCGTTCATGGCGGTCGGGATCGAGTGGGTCACGAAGACCAGGCGAGCACCCTCGCGCACGTCGTCGGGCAGGTCGGCCAGGGCCGCCAGGGTCGCGTCGACGTTGGGCTCCACGAAGCCCGGGTGGTTGAAGTAGTGGCGCAGCTTGTCGAGGTGCACCGGCGAGCCCTCGACCCCGCCGGGCAGCGCGTCCACGGCGTCGTAGAGGTTCTCGCGGTACTGCCGGCACGACGACCACGACGAGTAGGCGCTGGTGACGAAGCACGCGGCGCGGGTGACGCCGTCGTCGGCCATCTGCTGCAGCGTCCCGGTCAGGTAGGGGTCCCAGTTGCGGTTGCCCCAGTAGACCGGCAGGTCGATGCCGTGCTCGGCGAGGTCGGCCTCGATGGCCGCCTTCAGCTCGCGGCACTGGTCGTTGATCGGCGAGCGGCCGCCGAAAAGGTGGTAGTGCTGGCCCACCTCCACCAGCCGCTCGCGCGGGATGCCCCGGCCCCGGGTCACGTTCTCGAGGAACGGCACCACGTCGTCGGGCCCCTCCGGGCCGCCGAAGGAAACGAGCAGGAGAGCGTCGTAGGGACGCACGTCGGGAGTCGCCATGCCGCCATCGTAGGGAGGACCCCTCTCACCCCCTCCAGGTGTCGTCGGCGAGGGATTCGCCGGCGGTGATCACCCGGGCTTACGCTCCGCTCGGATGTTCACGTCGTACGCCCGCGTGCTGGGTCGTCCCGGTGCCCTGCGGTTCAGCCTCACCGGGTTCTTCGCGCGCCTGCCGATCAGCATGGTCGGCCTGGGCATCGTGCTCCTCGTCGAGGCCTCGACCGGCTCCTACGGCCTGGCCGGGGCCGTCTCGGCGGCCTACATGCTGGCCAACGCGCTGCTGGCCATCGCCCAGGGCCGCCTGGTCGACCGGCTCGGCCAGGGCCGGGTGCTGGCCGTGGCCAGCGTCGTCTTCGGCCTCGCGCTGACCACGCTGATCTGGTCGGTGCGCGACGGGTGGCCGGTCGCGGCGACGTACGCCGCCGCGGCGCTGGCCGGCGCGACGCTGCCCCAGATCGGCTCGTGCGTGCGGGCGCGCTGGTCGCACGTGCTCGACGCGCCCGCCGACGTGCAGACCGCCTTCGCGCTCGAGGCCGTGGTCGACGAGGCGTGCTTCATCCTCGGCCCGATCCTGGTCACCGTGCTCGCCACCGCCGTGCACCCGGTGGCCGGCCTGGGCTCCGCGATGGTCTTCGGCACCCTGGGCGGGCTGCTCTTCGCCGCCCAGCGGCGCACCGAGCCGCCCACCCAGCCCCACGACCGCACCACCGGCCCCCGACCGCCGCTGCCGTGGCGCACGCTGGTGCCGCTGGCGGCCGTCTCGTTCATGCTCGGGGTGCTCTTCGGCGCCGCCGAGGTCACCACGATCGCCTTCGCCGACGAGCAGGGCAGCCCGGTGTGGGCGGGCGGCCTGCTCGCCCTGTGGGCGCTGGGCAGCCTGGTCTCGGGCGTGGTGACGGGCGCCGTCATCTGGCGGGCCGGCCCGGCCACCCGGCTGAAGTGGGGCGCGTTCGCGATGGCCGCGGCGATGGCCCCGCTGCCCTTCGTCGGGTCGTTGCCGCTGATGGGCCTGGTGCTGCTGGTCGGCGGGGCCGCGATCGCGCCGACGATGATCGCCACCATGTCGCTGACCGAGGCCACGATGCCCCGCAGCCGGCTCACCGAGGGCATGTCGGTGGTGCAGACCGGGCTGGTCGCCGGCGTCGCGCCCGGGGCGACGCTGTCGGGCCTGGTCGTCGACGCCTCGGGCGCCTCGACGGCCTACCTGGTCTCGCTCGGCGCCGGCCTGCTGGCCGTGCTGGCGGCCCAGACGCTCACTTCCGGTGCGGGTCGCGCAGGATCCTGATCCCCGCCCAGGCGGCGAGCGGCACGAGCACGAGCAGGGCGAGGACTGTCCAGAGCATGACGGCATCGTGCCACCGCGGCACGCGCTAGCGTCCCACCCATGTGGCAGAACTGGTCGGGCACCGAGACCACCCACCCGGTGCGGGTGGCCGAGCCGCGCGACGTGGACGACGTGGTCGGCCTCGTGCAGCGGGCGCGCGAGGAGCGCTCGACGCTGAAGATGGTCGGCACCGGCCACAGCTTCACCGGCATCGCCGCACCCGAGCACACGATGCTCAACCCCACCTCGATGAGCGGGGTGGTCGCGGTCGACCGGGAGGCGATGACGGTCACCGCCCTGGCCGGCACCCCCCTGCACGTGCTCAACGCGACCCTGGAGGGCCTGGGGCTGAGCCTGCACAACATGGGCGACATCGCCGAGCAGACCCTCGCGGGGGCCGTCTCGACCGGCACCCACGGCACCGGTGGCGTCGCCGCCGGGCTGGCCGCGCAGGTGGTGGGGCTCGAGATGGTCACCGGTACCGGCGAGGTGCTGCGCGCCGACGCCGAGCACCACCCCGACGTGCTCGCGGTGGCTCGGCTGGGGCTGGGCGCCCTGGGCGTCCTGACCACGCTCACCTTCGCCGTCGAGCCCCTCTTCGTGCTCGAGGCGCACGAGCGGCCGCTGGGCTGGGACGAGGCGCTGGGGTCCTTCGACGACCTCGTGGCCGCCCACCACCACGTCGACCTCTACTGGTTCCCCCACACCGACCGGGTGCAGGCCAAGTGCAACGACCGGCTCGACGTGCCGCTCGAGGAGGCCCGCCCGCTCCCCCGCTGGCGGCACCGCCTCGACGACGACCTGCTCCAGAACACCGCGTTCGGGGCGCTGACGGCGCTCTCGGCCCGGGTCCCGCGCCTCGTGCCGCCGATCAACCGGGCGAGCTCGACCATGCTCTCCGAGCGCACCTACAGCGACGTGGCGCACCGTGTCTTCACCGCGCGGCGCTCGGTCGTCTTCCGCGAGATGGAGTACGCCGTGCCGCGCGAGG
The Nocardioides marinisabuli genome window above contains:
- a CDS encoding DUF3093 domain-containing protein gives rise to the protein MDATSDYRERLSVPLRWWVQGTMLVASLWLAVVVAVPEPLAWAITGVAVALMAALLLAYGSPVISLSDGVLRAGRARIDVRHLGAAEALDPEAARRAAGVEADARAFLLLRPYRKRSVRVVVEDPADPTPYWLLSSRRPEALVAALEAASPRVAPPSGSSG
- a CDS encoding D-arabinono-1,4-lactone oxidase, translated to MWQNWSGTETTHPVRVAEPRDVDDVVGLVQRAREERSTLKMVGTGHSFTGIAAPEHTMLNPTSMSGVVAVDREAMTVTALAGTPLHVLNATLEGLGLSLHNMGDIAEQTLAGAVSTGTHGTGGVAAGLAAQVVGLEMVTGTGEVLRADAEHHPDVLAVARLGLGALGVLTTLTFAVEPLFVLEAHERPLGWDEALGSFDDLVAAHHHVDLYWFPHTDRVQAKCNDRLDVPLEEARPLPRWRHRLDDDLLQNTAFGALTALSARVPRLVPPINRASSTMLSERTYSDVAHRVFTARRSVVFREMEYAVPREAGLAALREARAAIEASGLRISFPVEVRTAPADDVPLSTASGRDSTYLAFHTHRSVPHEEYFALLEPIMRAHDGRPHWGKLHSRTADDLAPAYPRFEEFLAVRERLDPDRVLTNAYLRRVLGD
- a CDS encoding DUF4193 domain-containing protein, whose protein sequence is MATDYDAPRKNEEDQSEESIEELKARRHDKNSGKVDEDETEAAESFELPGADLSHEELAVEVKPKQEDEFTCMSCFLVHHRSQLADEKKMICRDCV
- a CDS encoding MFS transporter, which encodes MFTSYARVLGRPGALRFSLTGFFARLPISMVGLGIVLLVEASTGSYGLAGAVSAAYMLANALLAIAQGRLVDRLGQGRVLAVASVVFGLALTTLIWSVRDGWPVAATYAAAALAGATLPQIGSCVRARWSHVLDAPADVQTAFALEAVVDEACFILGPILVTVLATAVHPVAGLGSAMVFGTLGGLLFAAQRRTEPPTQPHDRTTGPRPPLPWRTLVPLAAVSFMLGVLFGAAEVTTIAFADEQGSPVWAGGLLALWALGSLVSGVVTGAVIWRAGPATRLKWGAFAMAAAMAPLPFVGSLPLMGLVLLVGGAAIAPTMIATMSLTEATMPRSRLTEGMSVVQTGLVAGVAPGATLSGLVVDASGASTAYLVSLGAGLLAVLAAQTLTSGAGRAGS
- a CDS encoding ferrochelatase, with product MATPDVRPYDALLLVSFGGPEGPDDVVPFLENVTRGRGIPRERLVEVGQHYHLFGGRSPINDQCRELKAAIEADLAEHGIDLPVYWGNRNWDPYLTGTLQQMADDGVTRAACFVTSAYSSWSSCRQYRENLYDAVDALPGGVEGSPVHLDKLRHYFNHPGFVEPNVDATLAALADLPDDVREGARLVFVTHSIPTAMNESSGDPEATYEGGGAYVAQHRDVARVVTERVAAETGTTHEHDLVFCSRSGAPHVPWLEPDINDHLEALRDQGVPAAVMVPVGFVSDHMEVIYDLDTEAVETAERIGLPVRRAATAGTDARFVATVRDLLVERATVERGEEVARAAVGDTGPMWDACPVGCCANPRAERPALCGRGA
- a CDS encoding DUF4235 domain-containing protein produces the protein MASGDSSKVWSLMSLGSSVGAAIVARKALEASWKTAARRKPPANPADPDIDWWEAVTWALTTGAVASLARMLAQRRAAEYYARSTGHLPPPLVKDGQ
- a CDS encoding inositol monophosphatase family protein — translated: MSAPAPQELRDLAVAVARSAAALVREQRRGGVEVADTKSSAVDVVTETDRASEELVRRLLLEARPDDAVLGEEGDDVVGTSGVRWVVDPIDGTVNFLYGLPQYAVSVAAEVEGPQGPEVVAGVVLNVATGVEYAAHVGPQGPVATRDGRPIGVRRVVPLSQTLVATGFSYDSEVRERQARSLTHLLPRVRDIRRLGSCALDLCGVAEGSLDAYVEEGVHLWDHAAGALVARGAGARTELMTGASGRDLLLCAPAGSFEEFRSLVLEAGYAAYPTSGE